In a genomic window of Streptococcus oralis:
- the rpsB gene encoding 30S ribosomal protein S2 codes for MAVISMKQLLEAGVHFGHQTRRWNPKMAKYIFTERNGIHVIDLQQTVKYADQAYDFMRDAAANDAVVLFVGTKKQAADAVKEEAERSGQYYINHRWLGGTLTNWGTIQKRIARLKEIKRMEEEGIFDVLPKKEVALLNKQRARLEKFLGGIEDMPRIPDVMYVVDPHKEQIAVKEAKKLGIPVVAMVDTNTDPDDIDVIIPANDDAIRAVKLITAKLADAIIEGRQGEDAAAVEAEFAASEAQAYSIEEIVEVVEGDNA; via the coding sequence ATGGCAGTAATTTCAATGAAACAACTTCTTGAGGCTGGTGTACACTTTGGTCACCAAACTCGTCGCTGGAACCCTAAGATGGCTAAGTACATCTTCACTGAGCGTAACGGAATCCACGTTATCGACTTGCAACAAACTGTAAAATACGCTGACCAAGCATACGACTTTATGCGTGATGCGGCAGCTAACGATGCAGTTGTATTGTTTGTTGGTACTAAAAAACAAGCTGCTGACGCTGTTAAAGAAGAAGCAGAACGTTCAGGTCAATACTACATCAACCACCGTTGGTTGGGTGGAACTCTTACTAACTGGGGAACTATCCAAAAACGTATTGCTCGTTTGAAAGAAATCAAACGTATGGAAGAAGAAGGAATCTTCGACGTTCTTCCTAAGAAAGAAGTTGCACTTCTCAACAAACAACGTGCACGTCTTGAAAAATTCTTGGGTGGTATCGAAGACATGCCTCGTATCCCTGATGTAATGTACGTAGTTGACCCACATAAAGAACAAATAGCTGTTAAAGAAGCTAAAAAATTGGGTATCCCAGTTGTAGCGATGGTTGACACAAACACTGATCCAGACGATATCGATGTAATCATCCCAGCTAACGATGACGCTATCCGCGCTGTTAAATTGATCACAGCTAAATTGGCTGACGCTATCATCGAAGGACGTCAAGGTGAAGATGCAGCAGCAGTTGAAGCAGAATTTGCAGCTTCAGAAGCTCAAGCTTACTCAATCGAAGAAATCGTTGAAGTTGTAGAAGGCGACAACGCTTAA
- the cysK gene encoding cysteine synthase A encodes MTIYNNITELIGQTPIVKLNNIVPEGAADVYVKLEAFNPGSSVKDRIALSMIEKAEQDGILKPGATIVEATSGNTGIGLSWVGAAKGYKVVIVMPETMSVERRKIIQAYGAELVLTPGSEGMKGAIAKAQEIAAERDGFLPLQFNNPANPEVHERTTGAEILAAFGSDGLDAFVGGVGTGGTISGVSHALKAANPNIQVYAVEADESAILSGEKPGPHKIQGISAGFIPDTLDTKAYDGIVRVTSDDALALGREIGGKEGFLVGISSAAAIYGAIEVAKKLGAGKKVLALAPDNGERYLSTALYEFEV; translated from the coding sequence ATGACTATTTATAACAATATCACTGAACTAATTGGACAAACACCGATTGTTAAACTCAACAACATTGTTCCAGAGGGTGCTGCAGATGTCTATGTTAAACTAGAAGCTTTTAACCCTGGATCGTCAGTAAAAGACCGTATTGCCCTTAGCATGATTGAAAAAGCGGAACAAGATGGTATTCTAAAACCGGGTGCTACTATTGTTGAAGCAACGAGTGGAAATACTGGTATCGGTCTTTCATGGGTAGGTGCTGCTAAAGGATATAAAGTTGTTATCGTCATGCCTGAAACGATGAGCGTGGAACGCCGTAAGATTATCCAAGCCTATGGTGCTGAACTCGTCCTCACTCCTGGTAGCGAAGGTATGAAAGGTGCTATTGCCAAAGCCCAAGAAATCGCAGCTGAGCGCGATGGTTTCCTTCCTCTACAGTTTAACAATCCAGCTAATCCTGAAGTACACGAAAGAACAACAGGAGCTGAAATACTAGCTGCTTTCGGTTCTGATGGACTAGATGCCTTTGTGGGTGGTGTTGGTACTGGTGGAACGATTTCGGGCGTTTCTCATGCACTCAAAGCTGCAAATCCAAACATTCAAGTTTATGCAGTTGAGGCAGACGAGTCAGCTATCTTGTCTGGTGAAAAACCAGGACCTCACAAAATTCAAGGCATCTCAGCTGGATTTATTCCTGATACACTTGATACCAAAGCCTATGACGGTATTGTACGTGTAACATCAGATGATGCTCTTGCACTTGGTCGTGAAATTGGTGGAAAAGAAGGCTTCCTTGTTGGGATTTCTTCCGCTGCAGCGATTTACGGAGCAATTGAAGTTGCTAAGAAATTAGGTGCAGGTAAGAAAGTCCTTGCTTTAGCACCAGATAACGGCGAACGTTATCTTTCTACAGCACTCTATGAATTTGAAGTGTAG
- the tsf gene encoding translation elongation factor Ts produces MAEITAKLVKELREKSGAGVMDAKKALVETDGDIEKAIELLREKGMAKAAKKADRVAAEGLTGVFVNGNVAAVVEVNAETDFVAKNAQFVDLVNATAKVIAEGKPANNEEALALTMPSGETLEAAYVSATATIGEKISFRRFALLEKTDAQHFGAYQHNGGRIGVISVIEGGDEALAKQISMHIAAMKPTVLSYKELDEQFVKDELAQLNHVIDQDNESRAMVGKPALPHLKYGSKAQLIDEVIAQAEADIKAELAAEGKPEKIWDKIIPGKMDRFMLDNTKVDQAYTLLAQVYIMDDSKTVEAYLESVNASVVEFARFEVGEGIEKAANDFEAEVAATMAAALNN; encoded by the coding sequence ATGGCAGAAATTACAGCTAAACTTGTAAAAGAGTTGCGTGAAAAATCTGGTGCCGGTGTTATGGACGCTAAAAAAGCGCTTGTAGAAACAGACGGTGATATCGAAAAAGCGATCGAATTGCTTCGCGAAAAAGGTATGGCGAAGGCAGCTAAGAAAGCTGACCGTGTTGCTGCAGAAGGTTTGACTGGTGTATTTGTTAACGGTAACGTTGCAGCAGTAGTTGAAGTAAATGCTGAAACTGACTTCGTTGCGAAAAACGCTCAATTCGTTGACTTGGTAAACGCAACAGCTAAAGTTATTGCTGAAGGAAAACCAGCGAACAACGAAGAAGCTCTTGCTTTGACAATGCCTTCAGGTGAAACTCTTGAAGCTGCATATGTATCTGCAACAGCTACAATCGGTGAAAAAATCTCATTCCGTCGTTTTGCTTTGCTTGAAAAAACAGATGCACAACACTTTGGAGCATACCAACACAATGGTGGCCGTATCGGTGTTATCTCTGTTATTGAAGGTGGAGACGAAGCGCTTGCTAAACAAATCTCAATGCACATTGCCGCGATGAAACCAACAGTTCTTTCTTACAAAGAATTGGATGAGCAATTTGTTAAAGATGAGTTGGCACAATTGAACCACGTAATCGACCAAGATAACGAAAGCCGTGCAATGGTTGGTAAACCAGCTCTTCCACACTTGAAGTATGGATCAAAAGCACAATTGATTGATGAAGTGATTGCTCAAGCTGAAGCTGATATCAAAGCTGAGTTGGCTGCAGAAGGCAAACCAGAAAAAATCTGGGACAAAATCATTCCAGGTAAAATGGACCGCTTCATGCTTGACAATACTAAAGTTGACCAAGCGTACACACTTCTTGCACAAGTATACATCATGGATGACAGCAAGACAGTTGAAGCTTACCTTGAATCAGTAAATGCTTCAGTAGTTGAGTTCGCTCGCTTTGAAGTTGGTGAAGGTATCGAGAAAGCTGCAAATGACTTTGAAGCAGAAGTAGCAGCTACAATGGCAGCAGCCTTGAATAACTAA